The following proteins are co-located in the Hyalangium minutum genome:
- a CDS encoding OmpA family protein yields MNRPTSLSKRMGAPAARLSLLAALVLSTSALAQPAGLPQFEVERLEFNPSGAGSLLVNSGQLLPNGRFRLSLVGHYENKPLTPELIDASVEGGFREVTLVSHRTTGHLIAAYGLGDTLEVGLQVPLILSQEQGNLEGTGFGQPTGGFKLGTPIANFNIGVLNQSEAIPVDLAAGVSVGFPIGSDRALARENSLRAIPRIMVGRETEGLRAGFELGADLRPRVSIGEGDNSEAYNRLRLGAAVSTTGEGLRYEADILMWIPFGHEFLAAETLVGVRGPVSNDVEVFALGGLGFGDTLGNPNFRVMMGAAFGGMPPKCVAGAKHEPSQCPDLDDDNDGVKNRDDACPKEGGKVDAKGCPIPDQDKDGVADSADKCPTVAGAESAQGCPDQDGDSVPDSADKCPALKGSPDRQGCPDTDGDGLDDAADKCPNEAGPVDRQGCPAKDSDNDKILDENDSCPNEAGIPELKGCPAKDTDNDGVADHLDNCINQAGPAENQGCPAAQKQLIVIKQDRIDIKDKVYFDSGAATIQARSNALLDQMAKVLGEHPEITKVIIEGHTDDRGPAEVNRTLSQQRAEAVRDYLVKKGVAAERFEAKGFGPDRPVQPNTTNEGRAANRRVEFLTRYAEDGAAKQ; encoded by the coding sequence ATGAACCGACCCACCTCTCTCTCAAAGCGAATGGGCGCGCCTGCGGCCCGCCTGAGTCTCCTTGCCGCGCTGGTGCTCAGCACCTCCGCCCTGGCCCAGCCGGCCGGTCTGCCCCAGTTCGAAGTGGAGCGCCTGGAGTTCAATCCCAGCGGCGCGGGCTCGCTGCTGGTGAACTCCGGCCAGCTGCTGCCGAATGGCCGCTTCCGGCTCTCGCTCGTGGGTCACTACGAGAACAAGCCGCTGACGCCCGAGCTGATTGATGCCTCCGTGGAGGGTGGGTTCCGCGAGGTGACGCTGGTGAGCCACCGCACCACGGGCCACCTCATCGCCGCCTACGGCCTGGGCGACACGCTCGAGGTGGGCCTGCAGGTGCCCCTCATCCTCAGCCAGGAGCAGGGCAACCTGGAAGGCACCGGCTTCGGCCAGCCCACGGGCGGCTTCAAGCTGGGCACGCCCATCGCCAACTTCAACATCGGCGTGCTGAACCAGTCCGAGGCCATCCCCGTGGACCTGGCGGCCGGCGTGAGCGTGGGCTTCCCCATTGGCAGCGATCGGGCGCTGGCTCGTGAGAACTCGCTGCGCGCCATTCCCCGCATCATGGTGGGCCGTGAGACCGAGGGCCTGCGCGCGGGCTTCGAGCTCGGCGCCGACCTGCGTCCGCGCGTGAGCATCGGCGAGGGCGACAACAGCGAGGCCTACAACCGCCTGCGCCTGGGCGCCGCGGTGTCCACCACCGGCGAGGGCCTGCGCTACGAGGCCGACATCCTCATGTGGATTCCGTTCGGCCACGAGTTCCTCGCCGCTGAGACGCTGGTGGGCGTGCGTGGCCCCGTGTCCAACGACGTCGAGGTGTTCGCCCTCGGCGGCCTGGGCTTTGGCGACACGCTGGGCAACCCGAACTTCCGCGTGATGATGGGCGCGGCCTTCGGCGGCATGCCGCCCAAGTGCGTGGCGGGCGCCAAGCACGAGCCCTCGCAGTGCCCGGATCTGGATGACGACAACGACGGCGTGAAGAACCGTGACGACGCCTGCCCCAAGGAGGGTGGCAAGGTGGACGCCAAGGGCTGCCCCATTCCGGACCAGGACAAGGACGGCGTGGCGGACTCGGCCGACAAGTGCCCGACGGTGGCTGGCGCCGAGTCGGCGCAGGGCTGCCCGGACCAGGACGGCGACAGCGTGCCGGACTCCGCGGACAAGTGCCCCGCCCTCAAGGGCTCTCCGGATCGCCAGGGCTGCCCGGACACGGACGGCGATGGCCTGGATGACGCGGCCGACAAGTGCCCGAACGAGGCCGGTCCGGTGGACCGCCAGGGCTGCCCGGCGAAGGACTCGGACAACGACAAGATTCTCGACGAGAACGACAGCTGCCCGAACGAGGCCGGTATCCCCGAGCTGAAGGGCTGCCCCGCCAAGGACACGGACAATGACGGCGTGGCCGACCACCTGGACAACTGCATCAACCAGGCGGGCCCCGCGGAGAACCAGGGCTGCCCCGCGGCTCAGAAGCAGCTGATCGTCATCAAGCAGGACCGCATCGACATCAAGGACAAGGTGTACTTCGACTCGGGTGCGGCCACCATCCAGGCGCGCTCCAACGCGCTGCTGGACCAGATGGCCAAGGTGCTCGGCGAGCACCCGGAGATCACCAAGGTCATCATCGAGGGCCACACGGATGACCGCGGTCCTGCCGAAGTCAACCGCACCCTGTCCCAGCAGCGCGCGGAGGCCGTGCGCGACTACCTGGTGAAGAAGGGCGTGGCCGCCGAGCGCTTCGAGGCCAAGGGCTTCGGCCCGGATCGCCCGGTGCAGCCCAACACCACCAACGAGGGCCGCGCCGCCAACCGCCGCGTGGAGTTCCTCACCCGCTACGCCGAGGACGGCGCGGCGAAGCAGTAA
- a CDS encoding OmpA family protein produces the protein MTEDTPLAGSFEGDTRRALQKRPSPALALPLALAACLISATALAQPAGLPEVELERLSLNPSGQGSLLLGTGELLQNGAYRFSLTGHYENDPLVFFLDGERIGSVVKHRVTGHLTGAYALSNRLEVSAQVPVLFMQSGDDMTARGVGTPRKGLSLGTPYLGLRLGVLSERDADVVDLSIGVQAGLPLGSATALARESSLRALPSIMVGKRFGFLRAGLDAGAMLRPRVALGNESVKDELGDELRLGGVVSTTGEGLRGELDVIASIPFRREGTSVEALAGARMPLSEALEAYALAGVGFGNAPGTPTFRGLLGVAYGSTPPKCVAGGQHTPEQCPDLDDDNDGVKNRVDACPTQGGRVDASGCPLKDTDQDGVLDQDDSCPTVAGEAALKGCPDADKDGIEDAADKCPQVFGLAQFQGCPDTDKDGIEDSADKCPTEAGPAERQGCPVRDTDKDGFVDEQDSCPNEPGIAELKGCPAKDSDNDGVADHRDNCPTEAGPADNQGCPAKQKQQVAIQSGRIELKDTVYFDTAKATIQSRSFKLLDQVASILKAHPELDRVVIEGHTDNQGKPAANMTLSHRRAEAVRNYLINKGVEPQRLEAKGYGQERPIADNKTAKGRATNRRVDFITAPREGTQQ, from the coding sequence ATGACTGAAGACACACCGCTCGCGGGCTCGTTCGAAGGAGACACCCGCCGGGCGCTCCAGAAGCGACCCTCCCCTGCGCTGGCGTTGCCGCTGGCGCTCGCCGCCTGCCTGATCAGCGCCACGGCGCTCGCGCAGCCCGCGGGGCTCCCCGAGGTCGAACTGGAGCGACTGTCGCTCAACCCCAGTGGCCAGGGTTCGTTGCTGCTGGGCACCGGCGAGCTGCTGCAGAACGGCGCGTACCGCTTCTCCCTCACGGGCCATTACGAGAATGATCCGCTCGTGTTCTTCCTGGACGGGGAGCGCATCGGCTCGGTGGTGAAGCACCGGGTGACGGGCCACCTGACGGGCGCGTATGCCCTGTCGAACCGGCTCGAGGTGTCCGCGCAGGTGCCCGTGCTCTTCATGCAGAGCGGGGACGATATGACGGCCCGCGGCGTGGGGACTCCTCGGAAGGGGCTGTCGCTGGGCACGCCGTACCTGGGGCTGCGACTGGGCGTGCTGTCCGAGCGTGATGCAGACGTGGTGGACCTCTCCATTGGCGTCCAGGCGGGCCTGCCGCTGGGCAGCGCCACGGCGCTGGCCCGGGAGAGCTCCCTGCGCGCCCTGCCCAGCATCATGGTGGGCAAGCGGTTCGGCTTCCTGCGCGCGGGTCTGGACGCGGGCGCGATGCTGCGTCCGCGGGTGGCCCTGGGCAATGAGAGCGTGAAGGATGAGCTGGGCGACGAGCTGCGCCTGGGCGGCGTCGTGTCCACCACGGGCGAGGGGCTGCGCGGCGAGCTGGATGTGATCGCCTCCATCCCCTTCCGGCGCGAGGGCACCTCCGTCGAGGCGTTGGCCGGCGCGCGCATGCCGCTGAGTGAGGCGCTGGAGGCCTACGCGCTGGCGGGCGTGGGCTTTGGCAATGCGCCGGGCACGCCGACTTTCCGCGGACTGCTGGGCGTGGCCTACGGGAGCACGCCGCCCAAGTGCGTGGCGGGCGGTCAGCACACGCCCGAGCAGTGCCCGGATCTGGATGATGACAATGACGGGGTGAAGAACCGCGTGGACGCGTGCCCGACGCAGGGTGGGCGCGTGGACGCGTCAGGCTGCCCGCTGAAGGACACGGACCAGGACGGCGTGCTGGATCAGGACGACTCTTGCCCGACGGTGGCCGGCGAGGCCGCGCTCAAGGGCTGCCCGGACGCGGACAAGGACGGCATCGAGGACGCGGCGGACAAGTGCCCGCAGGTGTTCGGCCTGGCGCAGTTCCAGGGCTGCCCGGACACGGACAAGGACGGCATCGAGGACTCGGCGGACAAGTGCCCCACCGAGGCGGGTCCGGCCGAGCGCCAGGGCTGCCCGGTGCGTGACACGGACAAGGACGGCTTCGTGGACGAGCAGGACAGCTGCCCGAACGAGCCCGGCATCGCCGAGCTGAAGGGCTGCCCGGCCAAGGACAGCGACAATGACGGCGTGGCGGACCACCGCGACAACTGCCCGACCGAGGCGGGTCCCGCGGACAACCAGGGTTGCCCGGCCAAGCAGAAGCAGCAGGTGGCCATCCAGTCCGGCCGCATCGAGCTGAAGGACACGGTCTACTTCGACACGGCCAAGGCGACCATCCAGTCGCGCAGCTTCAAGCTGCTGGATCAGGTGGCGAGTATCCTCAAGGCGCACCCGGAGCTGGATCGGGTGGTCATCGAGGGCCACACGGACAACCAGGGCAAGCCGGCCGCGAACATGACGCTGTCTCACCGGCGTGCGGAGGCGGTGCGCAACTACCTCATCAACAAGGGGGTGGAGCCGCA